In the Aliarcobacter cryaerophilus genome, one interval contains:
- a CDS encoding Txe/YoeB family addiction module toxin yields MIVGFSTKAWEDYKYWVQNDKQIVKRINLLLEDIKRNPYDSNGIGKPERLKENYSGYFSRRITSEHRLVYKIVDDLIIIAQCRFHYL; encoded by the coding sequence ATGATAGTTGGTTTTTCCACAAAAGCTTGGGAAGATTATAAATATTGGGTACAAAATGATAAGCAAATAGTAAAAAGAATAAATTTATTATTAGAAGATATAAAAAGAAATCCATATGATTCAAATGGTATTGGAAAACCTGAAAGATTAAAGGAAAATTATAGTGGATATTTTTCAAGAAGAATTACAAGTGAGCATAGATTGGTTTACAAAATAGTAGATGATTTGATAATTATTGCACAGTGCAGATTTCACTATTTATAA
- a CDS encoding SDR family NAD(P)-dependent oxidoreductase: MNKVVVITGTSKGIGKAMALYYLNKNFVVAGCSRSSSSIEHQNYRHFELDITDEKAVVSMIRAIKKEFKKIDILINNAGIASMNHILTTSNESISKLFNTNFLGTFLFTREVAKVMMKEKYGRVINFSTIAKPLRLEGEAVYAASKAAIESFTQTSSKELNAFNITVNAIGPTPIKTDLIKAVPKEKIEDLLNKQTIKRFGTVEDIINVIDFFIDDRSSFITGQIIYLGGVNN, encoded by the coding sequence ATGAATAAAGTAGTTGTTATAACTGGAACTTCAAAAGGTATAGGAAAAGCAATGGCTTTATACTATCTAAATAAAAATTTTGTAGTTGCTGGTTGTAGTAGAAGTAGTAGTTCAATAGAACATCAAAATTATAGACACTTTGAATTAGATATTACAGATGAAAAAGCTGTTGTAAGTATGATAAGAGCTATAAAAAAAGAGTTTAAAAAAATAGATATTCTTATAAACAATGCAGGAATTGCATCTATGAATCATATTCTTACAACTTCAAATGAGTCAATATCAAAACTTTTTAATACAAATTTTTTAGGAACTTTTTTATTTACTAGAGAAGTAGCAAAAGTTATGATGAAAGAAAAATATGGAAGAGTAATAAACTTTTCAACTATTGCAAAACCTCTTAGACTTGAAGGTGAAGCTGTTTATGCTGCAAGTAAAGCTGCAATTGAGAGTTTTACTCAAACTTCTTCAAAGGAGTTAAACGCTTTTAATATAACAGTAAATGCTATTGGTCCAACTCCAATCAAGACTGATTTAATAAAAGCTGTTCCAAAAGAGAAAATTGAAGATTTGTTAAATAAACAGACAATTAAGCGATTTGGAACAGTTGAAGATATTATAAATGTAATTGATTTTTTTATTGATGATAGAAGTAGTTTTATAACTGGTCAGATAATTTATCTTGGTGGAGTTAATAACTAA
- a CDS encoding ANL family adenylate-forming protein: MSFILEKFKSFNSKNAIVFEDRIYSYEEFIKQIKDYKNILDKHNISSKVVVILGDYSFYNLALFFALYENKNIIVPITSNIKKVQDDFIEESFCQTIIKTDEKNLLIQDLKNASSHNMIDNLREKNSSGLILFSSGSTGKPKAMIHNLDTLIDSFKDKKEKSMNMLVFLMFDHIGGLNTVFNALCMGACLIIPKIKDAKTICELIEKYKIMVLPSSPTFLNLILISEEYKNYDLSSLRMITYGTETMPQSLLLKLKEVFPKVKFLQTFGTSETGISTTSSKSSNSLFMKLEDINGEYKIVENELWLRSKTQVLGYLNASMDSFTSDGWFKTGDLVEVDGEYIKIIGRAKEVINVGGQKVLPAEVESIILEMEEISDCMVYAEQNAITGQTVVCDVVLNKNIENIKKRVRGFCKDRLDTYKIPTKVNVVDKTNFSDRFKKIRLKDIN; the protein is encoded by the coding sequence ATGAGTTTTATACTAGAAAAATTTAAAAGTTTTAACTCTAAAAATGCAATAGTTTTTGAAGATAGAATATATTCTTATGAAGAGTTTATTAAGCAAATAAAAGATTATAAAAATATTTTAGATAAGCACAATATATCTTCAAAAGTTGTTGTAATTTTGGGTGATTACTCTTTTTATAATCTAGCGCTATTTTTTGCTCTATATGAAAATAAAAATATAATTGTACCAATTACTTCAAATATAAAAAAAGTTCAAGATGATTTTATAGAAGAGTCATTTTGTCAAACTATTATAAAAACTGATGAAAAAAATCTTTTAATACAAGATTTAAAAAATGCATCTTCTCATAATATGATAGATAATTTAAGAGAAAAAAATAGTTCTGGTCTTATTCTTTTTTCAAGTGGAAGTACAGGAAAACCAAAGGCTATGATACATAATCTTGATACTCTAATAGACTCTTTCAAGGATAAAAAAGAGAAATCTATGAATATGTTGGTTTTTTTGATGTTTGATCATATTGGTGGATTAAATACAGTTTTTAATGCTTTATGCATGGGAGCTTGTTTGATTATTCCAAAAATTAAAGATGCAAAAACTATTTGTGAACTTATAGAAAAATATAAAATTATGGTTCTTCCAAGTAGTCCAACTTTTTTAAATCTTATTTTAATCTCTGAAGAGTATAAAAATTATGATTTAAGTAGCTTGCGAATGATTACTTACGGTACTGAAACAATGCCACAATCACTTCTTTTAAAATTAAAAGAAGTTTTTCCAAAGGTTAAATTTTTACAAACATTTGGAACAAGTGAAACAGGAATTAGTACTACTAGTTCAAAATCATCAAACTCTTTATTTATGAAACTTGAAGATATAAATGGTGAGTATAAGATAGTTGAAAATGAACTTTGGCTTAGAAGTAAAACTCAAGTTTTAGGGTATTTAAATGCTTCAATGGATAGTTTTACAAGTGATGGTTGGTTTAAAACTGGTGATTTAGTTGAGGTTGATGGAGAGTATATAAAAATTATTGGAAGAGCTAAAGAGGTTATAAATGTAGGTGGTCAAAAAGTTCTTCCTGCTGAGGTGGAATCTATTATTTTAGAGATGGAAGAGATTAGCGATTGTATGGTTTATGCAGAGCAAAATGCAATTACAGGACAAACAGTTGTTTGTGATGTGGTTTTAAATAAGAATATAGAAAATATCAAAAAAAGAGTAAGAGGTTTTTGTAAAGATAGATTAGATACTTATAAAATACCTACAAAGGTAAATGTAGTTGATAAAACAAATTTTAGTGATAGATTTAAGAAAATTAGACTTAAGGATATTAATTGA
- a CDS encoding pyridoxal-phosphate-dependent aminotransferase family protein — protein MRNKEYIFTPGPVPISEKILKIGSKQLPYFRTDEFSKVVFECKKDLLELVNAPKHSEVVFMTSSGTGAMEASIINLLSNKDKAIVINGGGFGERFVEICNFHNIFNHNIKIEKDEDINFEALKKLEANSFLVNAHETTIGRLYNLKKIGDFCKENNLLNIVDAISTFVSDKIDMQEQNIDVLITSSNKGLALPPALGIVVLNPNALKKIEKSSSYYFDFSSYLKDIKRGQTPFTPAISIILQLQKRLKELKKRGIKKENKRVEKLAKYFRENIRDLPFEFYVKDMPNAMTTLTPKDGKFASKIIEDFKIKYNITLTPSGGELKDKVIRVSHMGDMNKRYIDVLLRALKDYYKKG, from the coding sequence ATGAGAAATAAAGAGTATATCTTTACTCCAGGACCTGTACCAATATCAGAAAAAATTCTAAAAATTGGCTCAAAACAGTTACCATATTTTAGAACAGATGAGTTTTCTAAAGTAGTTTTCGAGTGTAAAAAAGATTTGCTAGAACTTGTTAATGCACCAAAACATAGTGAAGTTGTTTTTATGACAAGTTCAGGAACAGGAGCTATGGAAGCATCTATTATAAATCTTTTATCAAACAAAGATAAAGCAATAGTTATAAATGGTGGTGGCTTTGGAGAGAGATTTGTAGAGATATGTAATTTTCATAATATTTTTAATCATAATATAAAAATAGAAAAAGATGAAGATATAAATTTTGAAGCATTAAAAAAGCTAGAAGCAAATAGTTTTTTAGTAAATGCTCATGAGACAACTATTGGAAGATTGTATAATTTGAAGAAAATTGGAGATTTTTGCAAAGAAAATAATCTTTTAAATATTGTAGATGCTATTAGTACTTTTGTAAGTGACAAAATAGATATGCAAGAGCAAAATATAGACGTTTTAATAACTAGCTCAAACAAGGGTTTAGCTCTACCACCAGCTTTAGGTATTGTGGTATTAAATCCAAATGCTCTTAAAAAAATAGAAAAATCAAGCTCATATTATTTTGATTTTAGCTCTTATCTAAAAGACATAAAAAGAGGACAAACTCCTTTTACACCAGCAATTTCTATAATACTTCAACTACAAAAAAGGCTAAAAGAGTTAAAAAAAAGAGGTATAAAAAAAGAGAATAAAAGAGTAGAAAAATTGGCTAAATATTTTAGAGAAAATATAAGGGATTTACCTTTTGAGTTTTATGTAAAAGATATGCCAAATGCAATGACAACTTTAACTCCAAAAGATGGTAAATTTGCAAGTAAGATAATAGAAGATTTTAAAATAAAATATAATATTACATTAACTCCAAGTGGAGGAGAGTTAAAAGATAAAGTAATTAGAGTATCACATATGGGAGATATGAATAAGAGATATATCGATGTTCTTTTAAGAGCTTTAAAAGATTATTATAAGAAGGGATAA
- a CDS encoding class I SAM-dependent methyltransferase produces MIDVNDEAINIKKRLIEIENIQKELQNEQEFLKNKIHLYFDGEQFETSKAEAFIVDWYWQNCYGSEIRIDPIRVNYTKNSLEKTIKKYVTNYNRALDIGCGYGLFTEFMASRFKESIGLDLSEFRVGENNKNNKLENVKYLSDNFVTCDKSKLGKFDFIFASDINMYSSEKDYEQIFNSYLDLLDDEGVLLMRESVYKEDEYKEHKSHRYVAYYKSINYYKNGIYKNYYIDSFKDTSIHINELNRKYFSLFPEKKAEVERDIKLLDDIVKNNISRDTTTSYYYIYKKD; encoded by the coding sequence ATGATAGATGTAAATGATGAAGCGATTAATATAAAAAAAAGACTAATAGAGATTGAAAATATTCAAAAAGAGTTACAAAATGAACAAGAGTTTTTAAAAAATAAAATTCATCTATATTTTGATGGGGAGCAATTTGAAACTAGTAAAGCTGAAGCTTTTATTGTTGATTGGTATTGGCAAAATTGTTATGGTAGCGAAATAAGAATAGACCCAATAAGAGTTAATTATACAAAAAATAGTTTAGAAAAAACTATTAAAAAGTATGTTACAAATTATAATAGAGCATTAGATATAGGGTGTGGGTATGGACTTTTTACAGAGTTTATGGCATCAAGATTTAAAGAGAGTATAGGGTTAGATTTAAGTGAGTTTAGAGTTGGTGAAAATAATAAGAATAATAAGCTAGAAAATGTAAAATATTTGTCAGATAATTTTGTAACTTGTGATAAATCTAAACTAGGAAAATTTGATTTCATTTTTGCAAGTGATATAAATATGTATTCAAGTGAAAAAGATTATGAGCAAATTTTTAATTCATATCTTGATTTATTGGATGATGAGGGGGTACTTTTAATGAGAGAGAGTGTATATAAAGAAGATGAATATAAAGAGCATAAATCTCATAGATATGTAGCTTATTATAAGAGTATAAATTATTATAAAAATGGAATATATAAAAACTACTATATAGATAGTTTTAAAGACACTAGTATACATATAAATGAATTAAATAGAAAATATTTTTCTCTTTTTCCAGAGAAAAAAGCAGAAGTAGAGAGAGATATAAAATTACTTGATGATATAGTAAAAAATAATATTAGTAGAGATACTACTACAAGTTATTATTATATTTATAAAAAGGATTAA
- a CDS encoding NTP transferase domain-containing protein, translating to MRVLIMAAGVGSRISRHLQGQPKCCVKIKDTPLIRYTVELLNKKGIKDIAIVTGYAQDFIIDALKGLEYKHYYNPFFDVTNSIASTWFAKYFLQNSDDYIIMNGDVFIEENILDTLLENSRSPLFLADSTRVEDADYRFNYKDNKLVKYGKDISVEETTGEYVGIAKIKKEDIDFMKQKLEELISFQKHGYWWEDIFYRNIEKKDVYIKDIKGYFWAEVDYIEDYERIKKYLEKGV from the coding sequence TTGAGAGTTTTAATAATGGCAGCAGGAGTAGGAAGTAGAATAAGTAGGCACTTGCAAGGGCAACCAAAGTGTTGTGTTAAGATAAAAGATACTCCTCTTATTAGATATACTGTAGAGCTTTTAAACAAAAAAGGGATAAAAGATATAGCAATTGTTACAGGGTATGCTCAAGATTTTATTATTGATGCTTTAAAAGGTTTAGAGTATAAACACTACTATAATCCATTTTTTGATGTTACAAATTCAATAGCTTCAACATGGTTTGCAAAATATTTTTTACAAAACAGTGATGATTATATTATTATGAATGGAGATGTTTTTATAGAAGAGAATATATTAGATACTCTTCTTGAAAATAGCAGATCTCCACTTTTTTTGGCTGATAGTACAAGAGTAGAAGATGCTGATTATAGGTTTAACTACAAAGATAATAAGCTAGTAAAATATGGAAAAGATATAAGTGTTGAGGAGACTACTGGAGAGTATGTAGGAATTGCAAAGATAAAAAAAGAGGATATAGATTTTATGAAACAAAAACTAGAAGAGCTAATATCTTTTCAAAAGCATGGCTATTGGTGGGAAGATATATTTTATAGAAACATAGAAAAAAAAGATGTCTATATAAAAGATATAAAAGGCTACTTCTGGGCTGAGGTTGATTATATAGAAGATTATGAGAGAATTAAAAAATATTTGGAAAAAGGAGTTTAA
- a CDS encoding class I SAM-dependent methyltransferase — MDKLNQDLIEAKKRLNEIEKIKLELDEEFKYLQDKIHMYFDSEVHNTDEAEKFIIGDFWSKAYMLYKDGGYITNDEYISKVRFDYETKQLEKIINENIKNRKTALDIGCGEGRYTKEFAKIFDSVTGLDLSQDRVDRNNSENSNPKIKYINENFLKVEKGSLGKFDFVFASDVFTYTPDKEIEPIFEKLLELVADDGFLIMRESTQNHGSSAWRSKGYVAYYRNTKFYEESIFKQTFKSSYQIYGYSLYYTNKYFNVNREKRDEVAKNPFLLDEIVPKFIDPKLKSAHFFLHKVKS; from the coding sequence TTGGATAAGCTAAATCAAGATCTAATAGAGGCAAAAAAAAGGTTAAATGAGATAGAGAAGATTAAGCTAGAGCTAGATGAAGAGTTTAAATATCTTCAAGATAAGATTCATATGTATTTTGATAGTGAAGTTCACAATACTGATGAAGCAGAGAAGTTTATAATAGGTGATTTTTGGTCAAAAGCATATATGCTATATAAAGATGGTGGATATATTACAAATGATGAATATATCTCAAAAGTAAGATTTGATTATGAGACAAAACAGTTAGAAAAAATTATAAATGAAAATATAAAAAATAGAAAAACTGCTCTTGATATAGGTTGTGGAGAGGGAAGATATACAAAGGAGTTTGCAAAGATTTTTGATAGTGTTACAGGACTTGACTTATCGCAAGACAGAGTTGATAGAAACAATAGTGAAAATAGTAATCCAAAAATAAAATATATAAATGAAAACTTTCTAAAAGTAGAAAAAGGAAGTTTGGGAAAATTTGATTTTGTATTTGCTAGTGATGTTTTTACTTATACTCCAGACAAAGAGATAGAGCCAATATTTGAAAAGCTTTTAGAGCTGGTTGCTGATGATGGATTTTTGATTATGAGAGAAAGTACACAAAACCATGGAAGTAGTGCTTGGAGATCTAAAGGATATGTAGCATATTATAGAAATACAAAATTCTATGAAGAGAGTATCTTCAAACAAACTTTTAAATCTTCATATCAAATATATGGGTATAGCTTATACTATACAAATAAATATTTTAATGTAAATAGAGAAAAAAGAGATGAAGTAGCAAAAAATCCATTTTTACTTGATGAAATTGTGCCAAAATTTATAGACCCAAAACTAAAATCAGCACATTTTTTCTTGCATAAGGTAAAGAGTTGA
- a CDS encoding CDP-glycerol glycerophosphotransferase family protein, which yields MKIEDLRGKNCYIFPKSPITETFKKYLDVNGVFVKDFIDNQKKENTFYLDDISSKDFDYILIFSPNHYRAIYEQTINSISKEKVIFVYFGNNNKEYLFTKDIEALSTIDSKEKYEKYFETKIKNYTLKDEVLFIGIGFLDLNIKYLYLFLKKHTNLKVYISTNNQRDIDIFKKYNIDVVPFFSEEFFDLVFRTKIKIVDQTPTDELLIKCLNIGKSIQLWHGITIEQLGVLANYKLLKYDVVLSTSNFVSDYSFSKIYLYDKLINCGYPRNDILYNDNIELINVDLELLDEIKNSKELKYVVYMPTHRLHSFESNPINYKELNDFGVRNSIKFIIKMHPLVAEKAREDLALYQEICDFSNLVIYPSFMDIYPILKYSDILISDYSSVYFDFLYTNKPIIFFCYDYKEWVESEGSVVLDYFSYSPGDKCYTFIELLNSILTNLKEDKYIGDRKRVFDQMFENKTQSASKLILEEIKGLLK from the coding sequence TTGAAAATAGAAGATTTAAGAGGTAAAAACTGTTATATTTTTCCAAAATCACCAATTACAGAGACTTTTAAAAAGTATTTAGATGTAAATGGTGTTTTTGTAAAAGATTTTATTGATAATCAAAAAAAAGAGAATACTTTTTATTTAGATGATATTTCATCAAAAGATTTTGACTATATTTTAATCTTCTCTCCAAATCACTATAGAGCGATTTATGAGCAAACTATTAACTCTATTTCAAAAGAGAAAGTAATATTTGTATATTTTGGAAATAATAATAAAGAATATCTTTTTACAAAAGATATAGAAGCATTATCAACCATAGATAGTAAAGAGAAATATGAGAAATATTTTGAAACAAAAATTAAAAACTACACTCTAAAAGATGAAGTACTTTTTATAGGGATAGGATTTTTGGATTTAAATATAAAATATTTGTATCTATTTCTAAAAAAACATACCAATTTAAAAGTATATATATCAACAAACAATCAAAGAGATATAGATATTTTTAAAAAGTACAATATAGATGTAGTTCCTTTTTTTAGTGAAGAGTTTTTTGATTTAGTTTTTAGAACAAAGATAAAAATAGTTGATCAAACTCCAACAGATGAGTTACTGATAAAATGTTTAAATATTGGAAAATCTATCCAGCTTTGGCATGGAATTACTATTGAGCAGTTAGGAGTTTTGGCAAATTATAAACTGCTTAAATATGATGTTGTTTTATCTACTTCAAATTTTGTGAGTGATTACTCTTTTAGTAAAATATATCTATATGATAAGCTTATAAATTGTGGTTACCCTAGAAATGATATTTTGTATAATGATAATATAGAGCTTATAAATGTGGATTTAGAACTTTTAGATGAGATTAAAAATAGTAAAGAGTTGAAATATGTAGTATATATGCCAACTCATAGGCTTCATAGTTTTGAAAGTAATCCAATAAACTATAAAGAGCTAAATGATTTTGGAGTAAGAAATAGTATTAAGTTTATAATAAAAATGCACCCACTTGTAGCAGAAAAAGCAAGAGAAGATTTAGCTCTTTATCAAGAAATTTGTGATTTCTCAAATTTAGTGATATATCCATCTTTTATGGATATATACCCGATATTAAAATATAGTGATATTTTAATATCTGATTATTCATCTGTTTATTTTGATTTTTTATATACAAATAAACCAATAATATTTTTTTGTTATGATTACAAAGAGTGGGTAGAGAGTGAGGGGAGTGTAGTGCTTGATTATTTCTCTTACTCACCTGGAGATAAATGCTATACATTTATAGAACTTTTAAACTCTATTTTAACTAATTTAAAAGAAGATAAATATATAGGTGATAGAAAAAGAGTATTTGATCAAATGTTTGAAAATAAAACTCAATCTGCATCTAAACTTATTTTAGAAGAGATAAAAGGATTATTAAAATAA
- a CDS encoding glycosyltransferase family 2 protein — translation MKIKVSIIIPIYNTEKYLERCLDSAINQTFKDIEIILINDGSIDNSYKICQKYQKKDSRIRLFNQKNKGQSFCRNFGIMNSETDFIFFLDSDDYIQLNTLESLYNKIIKDKSDIAIGGWERVNQIGDILDRFPKINENIINSSSKNSYIFSGKISLISCGILFKKNIFIENLLFFPNYAYEDVCLLPKVYYYANKISVVNECLYKWLDRENSTSNQFTMYHANSINSIYNEWLNFLLTNKEFDVIKFDLHRGVTKYLNFAKQKANLVTNNKDIINYLYCVELIINNTISKYELNQSEKRYIFSREINILFSHIKLLKNDNKKIIIYGNGIIGNIYANELINQLVAIVDLNTNSTSKYSEIYHPEKLNNMDFDKIIISVFGRENDIKDYLINELNIDESKIIVFDMLF, via the coding sequence ATGAAAATAAAAGTAAGCATAATAATCCCTATATACAATACAGAAAAATATTTAGAAAGATGTTTAGATTCAGCTATAAATCAAACATTTAAAGATATAGAGATAATTTTGATAAATGACGGTTCAATAGATAATAGTTATAAAATATGTCAAAAATATCAAAAAAAAGATTCTCGAATTAGACTTTTTAATCAAAAAAATAAAGGACAAAGTTTCTGTAGAAATTTTGGGATAATGAACTCTGAAACAGATTTTATATTTTTCTTAGATTCAGATGATTACATACAGCTTAATACCTTGGAATCGCTATATAATAAAATAATAAAAGATAAAAGCGACATTGCTATAGGTGGATGGGAAAGAGTCAATCAAATTGGTGATATATTAGATAGATTTCCAAAAATAAATGAAAATATAATTAATAGTAGCTCAAAGAATTCTTATATTTTTTCAGGTAAAATCAGCCTCATTTCTTGTGGTATTTTATTTAAAAAAAATATATTTATTGAAAATTTATTATTTTTCCCAAATTATGCGTACGAAGATGTATGTTTATTACCTAAGGTGTATTACTATGCAAATAAAATTTCTGTTGTAAATGAATGTTTATATAAGTGGCTAGATAGAGAAAATTCAACTTCAAACCAATTTACAATGTATCATGCAAATTCAATAAATTCTATTTATAATGAGTGGTTAAACTTTTTATTAACAAATAAAGAGTTTGATGTTATAAAATTTGATTTGCATAGAGGAGTAACGAAATATTTAAACTTTGCAAAACAAAAAGCAAATCTAGTTACCAATAATAAAGATATTATAAATTATCTTTATTGCGTAGAGCTAATAATTAATAATACAATATCTAAATACGAACTTAATCAATCTGAAAAAAGATATATATTTTCAAGAGAAATAAATATTTTATTCTCTCACATTAAATTATTAAAAAATGATAATAAAAAAATTATAATTTATGGAAATGGAATAATTGGAAATATCTATGCAAATGAACTTATAAATCAACTTGTTGCAATAGTTGATTTGAATACTAATAGCACTTCTAAATACTCTGAAATTTATCATCCAGAGAAACTAAATAATATGGATTTTGATAAAATAATTATTTCTGTTTTTGGAAGGGAAAATGATATAAAAGACTATCTCATTAATGAATTAAATATAGATGAATCAAAAATTATAGTATTTGATATGTTATTTTAA
- a CDS encoding CgeB family protein — MKKFLKININYEDMVKDFFIKHPNLYKKSYQEIINLYYSEFYWPGDALEKNLEELYNWQCNNIIFFQKENLDSSIFYQKWCEANGINNNIISKYDILIFQIQYYNPDIVYFHEIWLIPENILEEIKLILPNIKIIGWNCAISSLENLTGQKYIDALFTCSDNIKNSLIKNNFCKVIKVNHMFEPKILKIIKNSDKKKYDIIFFGKLLRNWYQERIDFFKYLIQNNINITIFGDTDDEELKLYCHSAIYGKEVYNVLANSKIVLNIHPKFLLDAANIRLFEVTGMGSLLLTDYKPNMNELFEEKVEAVTFKTYAQAKELIKYYLEHEEERKKIAIRGQKKTLKDYTYKVLAKEVYEFSKKEISVKERYKYILSIRRLDSQKKKELRNNLNNIIKQIKELSLKYKKIAIYGNGNISKLIQEYIPNIVVIFDQLASKDSNSLNIYNPDDINIFEFDIIIISVIGYEKEIEEILILKYKIESSKIYIFNI; from the coding sequence TTGAAAAAGTTTTTAAAGATAAATATAAATTATGAAGATATGGTGAAAGATTTCTTTATAAAACATCCAAATTTGTATAAAAAAAGTTATCAAGAAATTATTAATTTATATTATAGCGAATTTTATTGGCCAGGAGATGCATTAGAAAAAAATCTAGAAGAGTTATATAATTGGCAATGTAATAATATTATTTTTTTTCAAAAAGAGAATCTAGACTCATCTATATTTTATCAGAAGTGGTGTGAAGCAAATGGTATTAATAATAATATTATTTCAAAATATGATATATTAATATTTCAGATACAATATTATAATCCTGATATAGTATATTTTCATGAAATATGGTTAATACCAGAAAATATTTTAGAGGAAATTAAACTTATACTTCCAAATATTAAAATTATTGGTTGGAATTGTGCGATATCTTCGCTAGAAAATTTAACTGGACAAAAATACATAGACGCTTTATTTACTTGTTCTGATAATATAAAAAATTCTTTAATTAAAAATAACTTTTGTAAAGTAATAAAAGTAAATCATATGTTTGAACCTAAAATACTAAAAATAATTAAAAATAGTGATAAAAAGAAATATGATATTATATTTTTTGGTAAATTACTTAGAAATTGGTATCAAGAAAGAATTGATTTTTTTAAATACTTAATACAAAATAATATTAATATTACTATATTTGGTGATACAGATGATGAAGAATTGAAACTATATTGTCATTCTGCAATATATGGAAAAGAAGTTTATAATGTGTTGGCAAATTCAAAAATTGTTTTAAATATTCATCCTAAATTTCTTTTAGATGCTGCAAATATTAGACTTTTTGAAGTTACGGGTATGGGAAGTTTACTTTTAACAGATTATAAACCTAATATGAATGAACTTTTTGAAGAGAAAGTCGAAGCTGTTACCTTTAAAACATATGCACAAGCAAAAGAATTAATAAAATATTATTTAGAACATGAAGAAGAAAGAAAAAAAATAGCTATAAGAGGTCAAAAAAAAACTCTTAAAGATTATACATATAAAGTTTTAGCAAAAGAAGTTTATGAATTCTCAAAAAAAGAAATTTCTGTTAAAGAGAGATATAAATATATTTTATCAATTAGAAGGTTAGATAGCCAAAAGAAAAAAGAGCTAAGGAATAATTTAAATAACATAATAAAACAAATAAAAGAGTTGTCTTTAAAATATAAAAAAATTGCTATTTATGGAAATGGAAATATATCAAAATTAATTCAAGAATATATACCAAATATAGTAGTTATTTTTGATCAATTAGCTTCTAAAGATAGTAATTCTTTGAATATTTATAACCCAGATGATATAAATATTTTTGAGTTTGATATTATAATAATTTCAGTTATTGGATATGAAAAGGAGATAGAAGAAATTTTAATTTTAAAGTATAAAATAGAATCATCAAAAATTTATATATTTAATATATAA